In Marinomonas posidonica IVIA-Po-181, a single window of DNA contains:
- the folC gene encoding bifunctional tetrahydrofolate synthase/dihydrofolate synthase, producing the protein MTPTSLLDWLSYIESQHPSEIELGLERGLQVLSKLGLKRPKHKVITVAGTNGKGSTCAMLTQYLVSQGHSVGTYTSPHFIDFNERIALNNSPCEDALICQAFELIEQVRGDIPLTYFEFSTLAALWVFDQSELDYWVLEVGLGGRLDSVNMIDADVAVVTSIALDHVDWLGDDINVIACEKAGIARQGKLLVSGVVNPPKGIADTAVDIGADLKQKGVDFQFSANQKTWSWENEAHQFDDLPIPSLPLENAATVVAVLIYMGLELQVSDLIELFATVELTGRFQQVSQQPDVYIDVAHNPEAAVELQHRLAVFETQPIAVCGMLHDKDIGSVVKTLANSFVTWHCSDLAGPRGATAQELVAYLDPLDAISQCYSDIASAFVSAIEQAQQEGRPVVVFGSFVTVSDYLEFAKGKNDL; encoded by the coding sequence ATGACGCCAACGTCATTATTGGATTGGCTCTCATACATTGAGAGCCAACACCCCTCTGAGATCGAATTGGGTTTAGAAAGAGGGCTTCAAGTCCTATCAAAATTGGGCTTAAAACGTCCTAAGCACAAAGTCATTACAGTGGCCGGTACCAATGGTAAAGGGTCCACTTGTGCCATGCTGACACAATATCTGGTGTCTCAAGGGCATTCTGTCGGTACCTACACTTCCCCGCACTTTATCGATTTCAATGAGCGTATCGCGCTGAATAATTCACCCTGTGAAGACGCTTTGATCTGTCAGGCTTTTGAATTGATCGAGCAGGTGCGTGGCGACATCCCATTGACCTATTTTGAGTTCAGTACCTTAGCCGCCCTTTGGGTGTTTGATCAGTCCGAACTGGATTATTGGGTATTGGAAGTGGGCTTAGGTGGTCGTCTTGATTCGGTGAATATGATTGATGCCGATGTGGCGGTGGTGACTTCCATTGCATTAGATCATGTGGATTGGTTGGGTGATGACATTAACGTCATTGCTTGTGAGAAAGCTGGGATTGCGCGTCAGGGTAAATTGTTAGTCAGTGGCGTGGTCAATCCACCTAAAGGGATTGCTGATACTGCCGTCGATATTGGTGCTGATCTAAAACAAAAAGGCGTTGATTTTCAGTTTTCAGCTAATCAGAAGACGTGGTCTTGGGAGAATGAAGCGCATCAATTTGATGACTTGCCGATTCCTTCATTACCATTAGAGAATGCAGCCACAGTGGTGGCAGTGTTGATTTATATGGGCTTAGAGCTTCAAGTATCTGATTTGATTGAGTTGTTTGCCACGGTTGAATTGACAGGCCGTTTTCAACAAGTGTCTCAGCAGCCTGATGTGTATATTGATGTGGCTCATAATCCAGAGGCAGCCGTTGAATTACAGCATCGATTAGCGGTGTTCGAGACTCAGCCAATTGCCGTATGTGGTATGTTACATGATAAAGACATTGGCTCAGTGGTGAAGACCCTTGCAAACTCCTTTGTGACTTGGCATTGTTCCGATTTAGCTGGTCCCAGAGGGGCAACAGCGCAAGAGTTAGTGGCGTATTTAGATCCGCTTGATGCCATCAGTCAGTGTTACTCTGATATCGCCAGTGCGTTTGTTAGCGCGATTGAGCAAGCGCAACAAGAAGGGCGTCCGGTCGTGGTATTTGGGTCTTTTGTTACGGTTTCTGACTATCTAGAGTTCGCCAAGGGAAAGAATGATTTATGA
- a CDS encoding SPOR domain-containing protein encodes MIDKRLTYRLIGAGLMVLSAAIVLPLVLDGERPPELDMQVDVSEPPAFEVVKIAPVKSVQEIASEEAEKAPQDIQLIPLAKSVSPQTTQPKHDAKAPVKVVKAEPKKVADRWTVQIATFKSKSNATRLVEKLNKANYDAYSVTTNSLYKVFVGPEFKRDTSKKIRDDIKKEFGLAGLVVKYSVN; translated from the coding sequence ATGATTGACAAACGTTTGACTTATCGTTTGATTGGCGCAGGCTTAATGGTGTTGTCTGCTGCCATAGTATTGCCGTTAGTGTTAGATGGCGAGCGTCCACCTGAACTGGATATGCAAGTGGATGTTTCTGAGCCACCGGCGTTTGAAGTCGTGAAGATTGCGCCGGTTAAGTCTGTGCAAGAAATCGCTTCAGAAGAAGCGGAAAAAGCCCCCCAAGATATTCAGTTAATTCCGCTGGCCAAATCCGTTTCACCGCAAACGACTCAACCTAAACACGATGCGAAAGCGCCAGTAAAAGTGGTAAAAGCTGAGCCTAAAAAAGTTGCGGATCGGTGGACAGTTCAAATCGCCACCTTTAAAAGTAAAAGCAATGCGACACGTTTGGTTGAGAAACTGAATAAGGCTAATTACGATGCTTACAGTGTGACGACCAACTCTTTGTATAAGGTCTTTGTGGGTCCGGAGTTTAAGCGAGATACGTCGAAAAAAATTCGCGATGACATCAAAAAAGAATTTGGTTTGGCGGGGCTTGTGGTGAAGTATTCAGTGAATTAA
- a CDS encoding CvpA family protein codes for MATVDWLIIAVVVMSSLLSLKRGFVKEVLSLLTWVIAFVVAVKFSDQMQSLLIEQVQNDQIRYIVAFVSLFVASLVVGALVSFLLGSLIQVTGLSSTDRVMGMLFGFARGSLIVVAFVSLLSLSPAIQETDFWKTSQLIPQLGQLNDWTREMLGKSSELIDSTLIERALSN; via the coding sequence ATGGCAACAGTTGATTGGTTGATCATTGCAGTAGTGGTTATGTCTTCTTTATTAAGCTTGAAAAGAGGCTTTGTGAAGGAGGTGCTTTCCCTGTTAACTTGGGTGATTGCTTTTGTCGTGGCGGTAAAGTTTTCTGATCAGATGCAATCGTTGCTGATTGAGCAGGTGCAGAATGACCAAATTCGCTATATCGTCGCCTTTGTTTCTTTGTTCGTTGCTTCATTAGTGGTCGGCGCTTTGGTGAGCTTTTTGTTAGGCTCATTGATTCAGGTGACTGGATTATCCAGTACCGATCGAGTTATGGGCATGTTGTTTGGTTTTGCCCGCGGTAGTTTAATTGTGGTGGCGTTTGTCTCCCTGTTGAGTTTAAGCCCAGCCATTCAAGAAACAGATTTTTGGAAAACATCGCAATTGATCCCTCAGTTAGGGCAGTTGAATGACTGGACGCGTGAAATGTTAGGCAAGAGTTCGGAACTGATTGATTCGACTCTCATTGAGCGCGCCCTGAGTAATTAA
- the purF gene encoding amidophosphoribosyltransferase yields MCGIVGVVGTSVVNQSIFDALTLLQHRGQDAAGMVTSHNGRLCLRKDNGPVSEVFRTRHMKKLLGNIGIGHVRYPTAGTSSSAEAQPFYVNSPYGISLAHNGNLTNTAKLKQEVFESDLRHINTTSDSEVLVNVLAHELHEEGKLIPKPDDIFNALERVYHRIEGGYAVVALITGYGILAFRDPDGIRPLIYGSRQTDTGIEYMVASESVALDAAGFKLERDIEPGEAIFFDVNHNVHVRQCTPKKVPRPCLFEYVYFARPDTVIDSISVYKARMNMGDRLADKIRREWQDHDIDVVIPIPDTSRTAALQIAQTLNIPFREGLVKNRYIGRTFIMPGQSVRKKSVRQKLNPVPFEFKDKTVLLVDDSIVRGTTSKEIIEMAREAGAKKVYIASAAPEVRYPNVYGIDMPAAKELIAHNRNVDEICELIGADKLIFQDLQDLIEACIDEKHSEVREFDTSVFDATYIAGNIDLEYLTQLEGSRNDQNKASVESVQASDMMHPM; encoded by the coding sequence ATGTGTGGTATCGTTGGTGTCGTAGGCACGTCGGTGGTTAATCAGTCAATTTTTGATGCGTTAACCCTTCTTCAGCATCGTGGGCAGGATGCTGCAGGTATGGTGACCAGCCATAATGGACGTTTATGCTTGCGCAAAGACAATGGTCCGGTGAGTGAAGTATTTCGCACTCGCCATATGAAAAAATTATTGGGTAACATTGGCATCGGCCACGTTCGTTACCCTACGGCTGGTACGTCTAGTTCAGCAGAAGCTCAGCCATTTTATGTGAACTCTCCTTACGGTATTTCGTTGGCGCATAATGGCAACTTAACCAATACCGCTAAGCTGAAGCAGGAAGTCTTTGAATCGGATTTACGTCACATAAACACGACGTCTGATTCTGAAGTTTTGGTCAATGTTTTAGCTCATGAGCTTCATGAAGAAGGTAAATTAATCCCTAAGCCTGATGATATCTTTAATGCTTTGGAGCGTGTTTATCATCGTATTGAAGGTGGTTATGCGGTGGTTGCTCTGATCACTGGCTACGGCATTTTGGCTTTTCGTGATCCAGATGGTATTCGTCCTTTGATTTATGGCTCACGTCAGACCGATACGGGTATCGAATACATGGTAGCGTCTGAAAGTGTGGCGCTGGATGCGGCGGGTTTCAAACTGGAGCGTGATATTGAGCCAGGTGAAGCCATCTTTTTTGATGTGAATCATAATGTGCACGTTCGCCAATGCACACCGAAGAAAGTGCCTCGTCCTTGCTTGTTTGAGTACGTGTATTTTGCTCGTCCGGACACAGTGATTGACAGCATTTCGGTATACAAAGCGCGTATGAACATGGGCGATCGTTTGGCCGATAAGATTCGTCGTGAGTGGCAAGACCATGACATTGATGTGGTGATTCCGATTCCGGACACCAGCCGTACCGCAGCGTTGCAAATTGCGCAGACATTGAATATCCCTTTCCGTGAAGGCTTAGTAAAGAACCGCTATATTGGTCGTACCTTTATCATGCCGGGTCAATCGGTACGAAAAAAATCCGTCCGTCAGAAACTGAACCCAGTACCGTTTGAGTTTAAAGATAAAACGGTTTTATTGGTCGATGACTCGATTGTACGTGGTACCACCAGTAAAGAAATTATCGAAATGGCCAGGGAAGCGGGCGCGAAAAAAGTCTACATCGCCTCAGCAGCCCCAGAAGTGCGTTACCCGAATGTGTACGGCATTGATATGCCAGCGGCGAAAGAGCTGATTGCTCATAATCGCAATGTCGATGAGATTTGTGAGTTAATTGGAGCCGATAAATTGATCTTCCAAGACTTACAAGATTTGATCGAAGCGTGTATTGATGAGAAGCACTCAGAAGTAAGAGAATTTGATACGTCGGTATTTGATGCGACGTACATCGCTGGCAACATTGACTTAGAGTATTTGACTCAGTTGGAAGGCAGTCGTAATGATCAAAACAAGGCCTCCGTTGAATCGGTGCAAGCTAGTGATATGATGCACCCTATGTAA
- a CDS encoding O-succinylhomoserine sulfhydrylase, with protein MSAYKDATNAIHAATRQTQEQENSEAIFVTSSFAYASAEEAAGKFSGDDDGNVYSRFTNPTVELFEKRLATLEKGEAAIATSSGMAALMTLAYSLLSAGDRVVCSRNIFGSTVKFFNTYTTKFGVEVVYVDATDYEAWQAAITDKTRLCYFETPSNPLYEVVDVAKVAELAHAKNALLCVDTVLATPALQNPLTQGADIVMQSATKFIDGQGRCLGGALIASQEIVDVFTAFMRSAGPCMSPFNAWVLLNGLETLSLRMKAHSASALQLAEYLEAHPKVLKVNYGGLPSHKYHQLAKQQQKDFGGLLSFELEGGRPSAWAFINSTKLMSITGNLGDSKTLVTHPATTTHGRLTDEEKAKAGITEGLIRVSVGLEDIEDIIADVEAALTQLP; from the coding sequence ATGTCGGCTTATAAAGACGCAACCAACGCGATTCATGCGGCAACGCGTCAAACTCAAGAGCAAGAAAACAGCGAAGCCATTTTTGTCACCTCCAGTTTTGCCTATGCCAGTGCGGAAGAAGCGGCGGGCAAATTTTCAGGTGATGACGATGGCAATGTTTATTCGCGTTTTACCAATCCAACGGTAGAGCTATTCGAGAAGCGTTTGGCGACTCTAGAGAAAGGTGAGGCTGCGATTGCCACCAGTTCTGGTATGGCGGCTTTGATGACCTTGGCATACAGCTTGTTAAGCGCAGGCGATCGAGTGGTTTGTTCGCGTAACATCTTTGGCTCTACTGTGAAGTTTTTTAACACTTACACGACCAAGTTTGGTGTGGAAGTGGTGTATGTTGACGCCACCGATTACGAGGCATGGCAAGCGGCGATCACTGATAAGACTCGCCTGTGTTATTTTGAGACGCCGTCGAACCCATTGTACGAGGTCGTGGATGTTGCCAAGGTAGCGGAATTGGCTCATGCGAAAAACGCCTTATTGTGTGTGGATACCGTGTTGGCCACGCCCGCGTTGCAAAATCCGTTAACGCAAGGTGCCGATATTGTCATGCAGTCAGCGACGAAGTTTATTGATGGACAAGGTCGTTGCTTGGGGGGGGCGTTAATTGCCAGTCAAGAGATTGTGGATGTTTTCACTGCCTTCATGCGCAGTGCTGGGCCTTGTATGAGCCCTTTTAATGCCTGGGTGTTGCTGAATGGTCTTGAAACCTTATCCTTACGAATGAAAGCCCATTCCGCCAGTGCTTTGCAGCTGGCAGAATACCTTGAAGCGCATCCGAAAGTGCTTAAGGTCAATTATGGTGGTTTGCCTAGTCATAAGTATCATCAGCTTGCCAAGCAGCAGCAAAAAGACTTTGGTGGCTTGTTGTCATTTGAATTAGAAGGCGGACGTCCTTCCGCTTGGGCATTCATTAACAGTACTAAGTTAATGTCAATCACCGGCAACCTAGGTGACAGCAAGACGCTTGTGACGCATCCGGCCACGACGACCCATGGTCGCCTAACCGATGAAGAAAAAGCCAAAGCGGGCATTACGGAAGGCCTGATTCGTGTCTCAGTTGGACTAGAAGACATTGAAGACATTATTGCGGATGTGGAAGCGGCATTGACGCAATTACCTTAA